Proteins encoded within one genomic window of Eurosta solidaginis isolate ZX-2024a chromosome 1, ASM4086904v1, whole genome shotgun sequence:
- the LOC137240405 gene encoding uncharacterized protein, which produces MELRWEDNYVYHIINKVQNAEFIWNHTLPAYKLKYKKQQFWIELVKEMNSIFTPNVPFQYDEVTHKWCNLKSYFSTEKQRIENARRSGASVDEKSPWKLYGSLKFLVVVSQHTPSVNNFNKRSLEVLRQENKDDLDDCIEFLDEDIDAEQFNSASQPLEAIGATDANSSKIVSDVVLSPLANNKKENDANDNASALIAASQNLTNAYCAASKNEKANSFATYIADEISKLAVDLQLSARKDMHNILINLQMEQLNRNGQSD; this is translated from the exons ATGGAATTAAGGTGGGAAGACAATTACGTCTACCATATTATTAATAAAGTTCAAAACGCGGAATTTATTTGGAACCACACGCTTCCTGCATATAAACTGAAATACAAAAAGCAACAATTTTGGATTGAGCTGGTGAAGGAAATGAATTCAATATTCACTCCCAATGTACCATTCCAATACG ATGAAGTTACGCATAAGTGGTGCAATTTAAAATCGTACTTTAGTACAGAGAAGCAGCGGATAGAGAATGCAAGACGAAGTGGAGCAAGCGTTGATGAGAAGAGTCCATGGAAATTGTATGGCTCCTTGAAATTCCTGGTCGTCGTGAGCCAGCATACACCTTCggtgaataatttcaataaaagaaGTTTGGAG gttCTCAGACAAGAAAACAAAGATGATCTCGACGACTGCATTGAATTCTTAGATGAAGATATCGACGCGGAACAGTTCAACTCTGCTAGCCAGCCATTAGAAGCCATCGGCGCTACCGATGCAAATAGTTCTAAAATAGTTTCCGATGTAGTCCTTTCACCATTAG caaataataaaaaagaaaatgatGCAAATGACAACGCTTCTGCTTTAATCGCAGCATCCCAAAATTTAACTAATGCTTATTGTGCTGCatccaaaaatgaaaaagcaaacaGTTTTGCCACATACATTGCTGATGAAATATCTAAACTCGCTGTTGATCTTCAGCTATCAGCTAGAAAAGATATGCataatattttgataaatttgCAAATGGAGCAGCTAAATCGGAACGGCCAATCCGACTAG